The Candidatus Methylomirabilota bacterium DNA window GGCGACGCCCCCGACGGACGCGCCACAGCCCGCGAGGGCGCCCGCCGCCAGGAGCGCGACGGCGAGCCGCTTCACCGCGAACGCTCCTGGCCGCGCGGCGGGCGCTGGCCGCCGTACTGCTGCCGGAGCCGCTCCCGCTCCTCGGGCGTGGCGCTCTTCCACTGCTCGCGGAGGCGCTCGCGCTCCTCGGGCGGGATCTTGCGCCAGCGCTCACGCGCCTGGGCGCGCTGCTCGGGCGTCATCTGCTGCCAGCGCTCGTAGTTCTTCATGACACGCTCGCGCTCGGCGGGCGGCATCGCCTCCCACCGGCGGTACCGCTCCAGGATACGCTCGCGCCGCTCGGGCGGCAGGTTCTGGAAGCGCTCGTGCGCCTTCTGGAGCTCCTGCCGCCGCGCCTCAGGCAGCTCGTTCCAGTGCTGGAGGTCCCTCAGGATCCGCGCCTTCTCCTCGGGCGGGAGCTGGCGGAACCGCTGATAGTTCTGCCGCGCGGCCTGGCGCTCCTCCGGCGTCATGGACTTCCAGCGGCGATAGTTCTCCAGCGCGCGCGCGCGCTGCTCGGGCGTCATCCGCTGCCACCGCTCGAGGTTCCGCTCGGCGATCGCACGCTCCTCGGGCGTGAGCCGGTCGAGCCCCTCGATCTGGGGCGTCTGGCCCCACGCGACCTCCAGGATCGCGCCGAGGACGATCGCGAGGAGGACGAGGAGCCCCGCGAGCACGCGGGCCTTCATGTCACTTCACCTCCCTGGTCGGGATGGCGCGCGCCGGCTCCCCCTGCGACTCGAGCACGGGGAGCGACTCGAGGAGCCGCATGCGCTCGAGAAGCTCCATGCGCGTCAGGAGACTGCCGTCGCGCGCGAGGTCGGCCTCGCGCAGGAGATCCAGGTCGAGCAGCATCCGCGCGTCGGGCGCAGGATCGCGGTCGGCCGCACGCGCGCCGGCGACGGCTACCAGCGCGAGCGCGGCGACGAGCGCGGCGGCCAGCCGCGAGCGTATCAACGCTAGCCCTCCCGTGTCCCCGCGAGCTGGTCGAGGTGCTGGATCACGTCGAATTCCTCGAGGAGGTCGAGCCGCTCGACCACCGGGTACTGCTGGAGGAGCCCGAGTCGGCGGCCGATGACGGCCTCCTCGGGCGTCATGGGCTCCACGCCGCTCGGCGACTGCCATCCGCTCCAGAGGGCGAGGACGAGGACGACGCCGGCGAGGCTCGCCGAGAGCACGAGCGGCAGCGGCCGGCTCCACCACACCCGGCGCCGCGCGCTCCGCGCCGTGAGCTTCTCGCGGAGCTCCGCGCGGTAGCCGCCCCAGTTGACCGCGGGCGGGACGGGCACGGAGCGCGAGAGCTTCGCCAGGAGATCGCGCAGGCCGTCGGCGTCCTGGCGGCAGTCGGGGCAGTCCTCGAGGTGCCGCGCGACGCGCTCGCGCTCCTGGGGCGTGAGCTCGCCCCGCACATACGGCACCAGCTCGCTCTCGGGATGCCTGGCCATCTCAGCTCGTCCCCATCGTCTTCCTGAGCGTCTGCAGCGCGCGGTGGATGTGCACGCGCACCGTCGCTTCCGAGCACTTCAGCACCATCGCGATCTCGGCGGTCGGCAGCTCCTCCTGCACTTGTAAGATGACCGCCGCGCGCTGCTGGGGCGCGAGCCGGTCGACCGCCGCCCACAGCGTGCTCAACGTCCGCTCCCGACCGAGGGCGTCCAGGGGGTCCGTGACCGGGGACGGCTGGCGGTCCAGGAGCGCCTCGCCCGACTCCGGATCCGGCTCGTCGCGCAGCCACAGGCGCCAGCCCCGGTTCTTCCGGCGATGGTCCAGGCAGAGGTTGACGAGGATCCGGTAGAACCAGGTCGAGAACTTCGAACGACCGCCGAAGCTCCCAGCGGACTGGTAGAGCCGGATGAGCGCCTCTTGCGAGAGGTCGCGCGCGTCGTCGGCGTTCCGGAGGATCGACCATGCGAGCCGGTACGAGCGTTCCTGGTACCGCGCGACGAGGAGATTGAACGCCTCCTCGTCCCGATCGGCCACGCGCCGGCACAGCGCCTCATCGGTGGGCTCCACACGCCAAGGGTCCTTGTCCCCACATTCCCACTCCTGACTCCGACACCGCAAGGGGCGGGGGAATCAGGCCTCCCCCGCCCCCGGTCCACGCCGTCGACACCGCGTCCCTCAGGTTCTTCTTCACCGCGTCCTAGTCGCCGGCCTTGCGTCCTGGTAGAGCTCGCGGCGGTCCTGGCGCAGGTCGCGCCGGTCCTGCCCGATGTCCCGCTTGCGGTCCTGCTTCTCCCGGGCCATCTCGCGGCCCTGTGCGCCGTGCTCGCCGGCGGCCTGATCCGCGCGATCGAGCCCCGTGGCCTTGTCGCCCTTGCCCTTGCGGAGGTCACGCGGGTCCCGCTTGATGTCCCGGTCCTTCGCGAGATCCCGGCGGTCCTGGCGCAGGTCGCGCCGGTCTTGGTTCAGGTCCTTCGCGTCCTTCCGGATGTCCTGGCGATCCTGCCGGATGTCCTTGAGGTCCCGCGCGACGGCGTCCTTGTCGCCGGCCCTGCGGTCCCTCGAGAGCTCCCGGTAATCCTGGCGCAGGTCGCGCCGGTCCTGGTTGAGATCCTTCGCGTCCTTCCGGATGTCCTGGCGGTCCTCGCGGATGTCCTGGACGTCCCGCCTGACGTCCTGGGCCCACGCGCCGCCGAAGCTCAGCGCCACGAGGGTCCCGCCGATCGCGACCACCTTGAGCACCTTCATCGCTGTCCCCTCCAGGGTCGAATGTGTGCTGCTTGGCGGGTGGGACGCGGAGGGGTATCGGATCGTTTACAGGCCGCGCGGGAAACGCCTTAGATTCCGGATATCTGGGGAAGCGTCAGATGGCGAGGAGCGTGCCGGTGATGTACGCCGCCGCGGGCCTGACCAGCATCGCGATCGCGTCGGCGACAGCCTCTACGGGCACCCAGCCCTTCCGGTCGCTGTCGGGCATCGCCGCGCGGTTCGCCGGTGTGTCCATGGTGCTCGGGAGCACCGCGTTGACGGTCACGCCGCGGGACCGCGTCTCCTGGGCGAGCGCCTGCACGAAGGCGATGGCCCCGGCCTTCGCGACCGTGTAGGCGATGAAGCCGCCCTGCGGCGGGACGACGGCGCGCGAGGCGATGACGACGACGCGACCGTAGCCCGCCCGCAGCATGTGCGGCACGACGGCGCGCGCGGTCGCAAACGCGCTCGTGAGGTTCAGGTCGAGCATCCGCCGCCACGTCGCCTCGTCGGTCTCGACGAGGCCGCCGCCCGCGAAGCCGCCCACGCCGGCGACCAGGACGTCGATCTTCCCCCGCTTGGCGGCGACGCCGTCGGCGAAGGCGGTCATGGCGGTGAGGCTCGAGACGTCCACGGCCTCGGTGACGAGGCGCCCGCGGTCCGCCGGGGCCACGCGCTCGAGGAGGCGCTCGCGCTCCTTCTCGACCGCGTAGGGGATCGCGACCGCCGCGCCCTCGCCGAGCAAGCGCAGCGTCACCGCCTGGCCGAGGGCGCCCGTGCCGCCCGTCACGATGGCGACCTGATCCTGGAGCGTCATCGGAGACGCGCTCAATCGCCCTGCGGCGCTCCCATGATCGCCGAGCGCTGGATGTCGGCGTAGCGGACCTGCGCCACGTCGAACGCCTTCAGGTTCTCGCGGAGCTTCCGGAACGTCTGGTCGAAGGGCGGGAGCGTCTTACGCGCGCGTGTGAGCGGCGTCGTGCGCGCGAGCACGTAGTTCTTCACGTAGGGATGGTTGATCCCGCGCTTCTTGATCTTCTGGACGACCTCGCCGAGGGCCTCGTCGGCGGCGCGGACCAGGTCCGCGCGCTCCTTCCGCTCCTCGAGGCCCTTCGGCAGGGTGAGCTTCAGGAACTTGTCCACGCGCCGGAGGATCGGCGCGAAGGCGCCGCCCGCGAAGCGCTTGTTCTCGTCGTAGAGGAGGCCGAGCGTGATGAAGTGCGGCGACTCGAACTGCGCCGCCCACGCGTCCTCGCCGGTGTCGGGCTCGTCGCGGACGAGCGCCCGGTACATGCGGATGACCTCGAGCGACTTCTCCTTGAGGTTGTGCGCCTTCTCGACGTTCAGCGGGAGGACCTCGAAGAGCATCTCGCGCTCGACGACGAGGATCGCCGGCACGAGGTCGGCCTTGAGCTTGTCGAGCACCGCGCGGCGGTGGTTGCCGTTCGGCGTCCAGTAGACGCCGGGCTTCGGCGACACCGCCACGATCGGGTCCACGAAGCGATCGAGCCGCTTCACGGTCTCGGTCAGGCGCTTCACGTGGGTGGGCGAGAGGTCGCGCTGGTAGGGGCTCGCCTCGCAGCGCTCGCGGGGCAGGAGACAGAAGACCTGCCAGTGATCGCCGACGGGCTCCTGGTACACCGCGAGCACGCGCCCGCCGTCGCGCTCGACCTGCGAGGCGAGCTGTTGCGCTTGCTGGGAAGGCGCCTTGTCAGCCATCGATCTCGGACCACCCATGGTTCACGCGGATCTCGCGGACCCCGCTACAATACCACCGCCGCGCACGCGCGCGACGAGGTCGCGGAGCGAGCCGTAGATGCCCGCCGGCAGGAAGATGATGAAGACGATCAGGAGGAGCCCGTAGATCGTCTCGGCCATCCCGATGAACCTGAGTCCGAAGAGGATGCGCAGGTACTCGGACAGCGCGATCGTCAGCGCCGTGCCCACGGTCGCGCCCAGCAGCGAGTACATCCCGCCGAGGACGACGGCGAAGACGATTCGGAGCGAGACGCCGATGCCGGCGAGCGTGTCCGGGTTCACGTACGAGATGTACTGGGCGTACGCCACGCCGCCGACCGCCGTGAGCGCCGCCGAGAGCATCGTGATCCCCACCTTGAAGCGCGTCACGTGGATGCCGACCGAGGCCGCGGCCGTCTCGTCCTCGCCGATCGCCTCCATCGCCGAGCGGGCCATCGAGCGGTCCACGCGGTGCCAGACCCAGAGCCCCGCGAGCCAGAGGACCAGCGCGGCGTAGTAGAACACGCGCTTGTCCGCGAACTGCATGGCGACGAGGCTGTCGCCGGCGGCGGCCGTGAGCGAGAGGCCGAGGGAGCCGCCGGTCCAGTTCCGCTCGGCGATGATCAGGAGGCGCACGACTTCGCCGACGGCGAGCGTGACGAGGGCGAAGTAGTGGCCGACGACCTGGAAGCGCGAGCACGGATAGGCGACGACCAGCGCCGCGACGGTCGTGAGCGCCGCGGCGACCACGCCGCCGATCCACGGCGTGAGGCCGTAGAAGTTCCAGAGGAGCGTGCTCGTGTAGGCGCCGAGGCCGAGGAACGCGCCGTGGCCGAGCGAGACCAGGCCGAACCGGCCCATCAGCGACCACGCCCCACCGATGAAGGACCAGATGAGGATCTGGATCATGACGTGGAGGACGTACTGGCGCATGCCGGCCATCGGCAGGAACGGCCCGAGCGCGAGGAGGGCGAGCAGCGCCGCGCCGGCGGCGCGCCCGAGGCTCATCCGCGCCTCGCCAGGATGCCGCCCGGCCGCGCGAACATCATCACGATGAAGACGACGAAGGCGATCACGTAGCCCATCTCGGTCGAGATCACGACGCCGCCGATCGAGATGATCTCGCTCATGATGAACGAGGCGAAGAAGGCGCCGACCATGTTCCCGAGGCCGCCGAGCACGCAGATCATGAACGTGAGGGGCCCGAACGCGGCGCCGAAGAACGGGTGGACCGAGTACTGGATGATGAGCAGCGCGCCCGCGAGCCCCGCCATCGCGCCGCCGACGGCCGAGGTGACGAAGTAGACGCGCTGCGGGTCGGCGCCCATCAGCGCCATCGCCTCGCGGTCTTGCGAGACCGCGCGGATCGCGGTGCCGATGTAGGTCCGGCGCAGGAAGATCCAGAGGCCGATCATCGCGACGAGCGAGATCGCGAAGGCGATCAGGCGCGCGAACGAGAAGAACATGCCGCCGACCTCGAGGATGGGGAGCGCCAGGCGGACGGTCTTGTGGTCGGTCGTCCAGAGGAAGGTCGCGAAGGACTGGAGGAAGAAGAGGAGCCCGCCCGTCGCGAGGAGCTGGTT harbors:
- a CDS encoding DUF3106 domain-containing protein; translated protein: MKARVLAGLLVLLAIVLGAILEVAWGQTPQIEGLDRLTPEERAIAERNLERWQRMTPEQRARALENYRRWKSMTPEERQAARQNYQRFRQLPPEEKARILRDLQHWNELPEARRQELQKAHERFQNLPPERRERILERYRRWEAMPPAERERVMKNYERWQQMTPEQRAQARERWRKIPPEERERLREQWKSATPEERERLRQQYGGQRPPRGQERSR
- a CDS encoding zf-HC2 domain-containing protein, which translates into the protein MARHPESELVPYVRGELTPQERERVARHLEDCPDCRQDADGLRDLLAKLSRSVPVPPAVNWGGYRAELREKLTARSARRRVWWSRPLPLVLSASLAGVVLVLALWSGWQSPSGVEPMTPEEAVIGRRLGLLQQYPVVERLDLLEEFDVIQHLDQLAGTREG
- a CDS encoding RNA polymerase sigma factor yields the protein MADRDEEAFNLLVARYQERSYRLAWSILRNADDARDLSQEALIRLYQSAGSFGGRSKFSTWFYRILVNLCLDHRRKNRGWRLWLRDEPDPESGEALLDRQPSPVTDPLDALGRERTLSTLWAAVDRLAPQQRAAVILQVQEELPTAEIAMVLKCSEATVRVHIHRALQTLRKTMGTS
- a CDS encoding SDR family NAD(P)-dependent oxidoreductase; translated protein: MTLQDQVAIVTGGTGALGQAVTLRLLGEGAAVAIPYAVEKERERLLERVAPADRGRLVTEAVDVSSLTAMTAFADGVAAKRGKIDVLVAGVGGFAGGGLVETDEATWRRMLDLNLTSAFATARAVVPHMLRAGYGRVVVIASRAVVPPQGGFIAYTVAKAGAIAFVQALAQETRSRGVTVNAVLPSTMDTPANRAAMPDSDRKGWVPVEAVADAIAMLVRPAAAYITGTLLAI
- a CDS encoding chromosome partitioning protein ParB; its protein translation is MADKAPSQQAQQLASQVERDGGRVLAVYQEPVGDHWQVFCLLPRERCEASPYQRDLSPTHVKRLTETVKRLDRFVDPIVAVSPKPGVYWTPNGNHRRAVLDKLKADLVPAILVVEREMLFEVLPLNVEKAHNLKEKSLEVIRMYRALVRDEPDTGEDAWAAQFESPHFITLGLLYDENKRFAGGAFAPILRRVDKFLKLTLPKGLEERKERADLVRAADEALGEVVQKIKKRGINHPYVKNYVLARTTPLTRARKTLPPFDQTFRKLRENLKAFDVAQVRYADIQRSAIMGAPQGD
- a CDS encoding branched-chain amino acid ABC transporter permease; translation: MSLGRAAGAALLALLALGPFLPMAGMRQYVLHVMIQILIWSFIGGAWSLMGRFGLVSLGHGAFLGLGAYTSTLLWNFYGLTPWIGGVVAAALTTVAALVVAYPCSRFQVVGHYFALVTLAVGEVVRLLIIAERNWTGGSLGLSLTAAAGDSLVAMQFADKRVFYYAALVLWLAGLWVWHRVDRSMARSAMEAIGEDETAAASVGIHVTRFKVGITMLSAALTAVGGVAYAQYISYVNPDTLAGIGVSLRIVFAVVLGGMYSLLGATVGTALTIALSEYLRILFGLRFIGMAETIYGLLLIVFIIFLPAGIYGSLRDLVARVRGGGIVAGSARSA
- a CDS encoding branched-chain amino acid ABC transporter permease, yielding MDPIFLLEAAVNGILLGGVLALLALGLNLIFGVIDIVWIAYVDLVMVCMYLVYFLVMVYGWPLWLAGVASVALGALLGLGVHLLIITPILGSAPVNQLLATGGLLFFLQSFATFLWTTDHKTVRLALPILEVGGMFFSFARLIAFAISLVAMIGLWIFLRRTYIGTAIRAVSQDREAMALMGADPQRVYFVTSAVGGAMAGLAGALLIIQYSVHPFFGAAFGPLTFMICVLGGLGNMVGAFFASFIMSEIISIGGVVISTEMGYVIAFVVFIVMMFARPGGILARRG